The window CCTGGGAGACCTCGGGGGAGAAACGCGGCGAAATGACGACGAAGGGTATGGACCGCTCCCGCAGTTCCTCGCACACTGCCCACACATCTCGGCCGAGCCCGGCCAGATCGATGAGGGCCAAGCTTATCTTGTGTTCGGCGATGCGCTGCCGCATCTCCTCGACCGAGGAGGCGCCAAGAGCTTCCAAGTTCTCCTTCTGCAACACCTCGCGCATAAGCTCGAAATTGCGCCGATTGCGATCGACGACGAGTACGATTTCAGACGAAGGCATCGCAGCCTCTCAATGTGGCATACCCTGCTGGGCCATCCTACTCCAGGAAACGCGCCGCCTCCTGGTCTGGGGAGGACACTGGCTTGCTCAAGCTGGCCTGGGCTTCCCGGGGTCCTGGAGCTCAGGGGTTCCCGTCAGAATACCGCGCAGGCCGTGGAGGGGTGGTCCTACTCGAACGCCCTGCTCAGTGATGGCGAACTCGCGCAGAGTCTTCTCAAAGTCGCTGTAGCGCATTTTCAGGACGCCGATTGCCCGCCTTAGCTCACCTCCGATCTCCAGATACCGCAGGAAGATCACCGCGTCTCCCACGAAGCTCAACCCCAGCTCGCTCACCTGGAAATCGCCGGTGACGCGGGTTAGTTCGTCCACCACCAGCACCGTGACCCCCATATTGGTGAG of the candidate division KSB1 bacterium genome contains:
- a CDS encoding response regulator, yielding MPSSEIVLVVDRNRRNFELMREVLQKENLEALGASSVEEMRQRIAEHKISLALIDLAGLGRDVWAVCEELRERSIPFVVISPRFSPEVSQEGSARGARGVLVKPLTVRELVGIVRGLLGN